The Gemmatimonadaceae bacterium genomic sequence GGAGATGGCAGTCATCATCGCCGAGACGATAGTGAGGATGAGGGCAATGAGCCCGGGGACGAAGAGGAAGACGGACTCCAGCGACGGGTTGTAGCGCATGCGCGAGGCAATGTCGATGCGCGCGCCGCCAGGGAGGGCGCGGACCTCCTCGGCGTGCCACTGCAGCAGCACCGCACTGGCGTAGGCCTGCATGATCGACCCCATGTTGGGATCGGCCGCGTCGGTGACGAGCTGGATCGCCAGCGGTTGGCTTTCGGTGAGCAGGCGCTCGGCGTCGACCGGGAGGACGATGGCCTGGCGCACCGACTGGTCCTTGAAGCGCTCCTCCACGTCACGGAGGCGTGGCACGGTCGCTTGCAGGATGAGGCGGTCGGAGGCGGCAATGCGCTCGGCGAGTCGCCGCGTTGCGGCGCTGGGGGTGGGGTCGACGATGACGACGCGAATGTCGCTCACGTCGGTGCGCACGGCGAAGCCGAACAGGAGGAGCTGGATGAGCGGCATCGCGACGAGGATGAGGAGCGTCTGCCAGTCACGCAGGACGTGGAAGACTTCCTTGCGCACGAAGCCGACAAAGGCGCCAGCGCGCGCGCGGGCACCGGTGAGCGGGGGCGAACTCATGCGGCCCCAGGTCGCGTGAGGCGCAGGAAGACTTCGTCGAGCGAGTCGGCATCGAAGGCGCGCTTCACCTCACCCGGCGTTCCCATCGCGGCAATGGCGCCATCGACCATGATCGAGAGGCGGTCGCAGTATTCCGCTTCATCGAGGTAGTGCGTCGTGACGAGCACCGTCGTCCCGCTTGCGGCTGTCTCGTAGATCATCTCCCAGAAGCGCCGCCGCGTGATGGGATCGACGCCGCCCGTGGGTTCGTCGAGGAAGACGACCCTGGGTTGGTGGAGGAGGGCGACGGAGAAGGCCAGCTGCTGCTTCCAGCCTAACGGGATGCGCCTGACGAGTTCCTTGCGGGCGTGTTCGAGCCCGATGCGGCCCAGGAGCGTGTGCGTGCGCTCGGCGATTTGCGCGTTCGAGAGCCCGTAGATCCCGCCAAAGAGCGTGATGTTCTCCTGGACGGTGAGGTCGTCGTACAGGGAGAAGCGTTGCGACATGTAGCCTATGTGGCGGCGCACCTGCTCGGCGTGCGACGCGATGTCGAAGCCGGCCACGGTGGCGCGCCCGAACGTCGGCTCGAGGAGGCCGATGAGCATGCGCATGGCGGTGGTCTTCCCTGCGCCATTGGCACCGAGAAAGCCGAACACCTCGCCCTGTGCCACGTGAAACGTTATGGCGTTCACCGCGGTAAACGATCCGAAGCGGCGCGTGAGGTCGAGGGCGTCGATGGCGTTGGGGACGGGAGTGGTCATGCGGCATCCTCGTGCAGCATGTGCCACATGAAGGCGTCCTCGATGGAGGCAGCGGTCGCGCGCACCTCCAGGTCGTCCAGCCCTGCCTGACGAGCGAAGGCGCGCACCTCGTCGGCGATGACGTCTGGCGGCAGGTCGGTGCGCGCGTCGGTGTAGTGCGCCACTTCGCCAAACGGCCAGACCGCGGCGGCATGCGGGAAGCGCCGCAGCACCTCGAGGACGCCGAGCCGGTTGGGCGATCGCACCGCGAAGAGCGGGTTCGGGTACGCGCGCTCCACCGCCGACGGCTCGTCGATGAGGAGGATCCTTCCCTTCTGCACCAGCGCCACGCGGTCGCAGCGTGATGCTTCGTCCATGTAGGGGGTCGAGACGATGATCGTCAGCCCGCCGGCGCGCAGCCGGTCGAGCAGGTCCCAGAACTCCTTGCGCGAGACCGCGTCGACGCCGGTCGTCGGTTCATCGAGAAAGAGGATGTCGGGGGCGTGCACGAGGGCGCAGCAGAGTGCAAGCTTCTGCTTCATTCCCCCGGACAACGCCCCCGCCCGGCGGCTGGCGAACGGTGCCAGTTGCCGCCAGATCGGTTCAATGATGCGCATCCCCTCGTCGATGCTTGTCCCGAAGACCGAGGCGAAGAACTGCAGGTTCTCGCGCGCGCTGAGGTCGGGGTAGAGCGAGAAACGACCCGGCATGTAGCCCACCCGCGTGCGCAGCTCCCAGAGGTCACGCACCACATCGAGTCCCAGCACCGACACGCTCCCCGTATCGGGCACGAGCAGCGTGACCATCGTGCGGAAGAGCGTCGTCTTCCCCGCCCCGTCGGGGCCGATGAAGCCGAACAGCTCGCCCGGCGCCACCTCGAACGACATGGCGTCCACGGCCACGACGTCGCCGAATCGCTTGCTGAAGTCGCGCGCGACCACCGCTGGCGCGTTCACTTGTCTCGCCCCTGGGCATTGGTCGCCGTCACCGGCGCCAGCACGACTTCCCCCGGCATTCCGATACGGAGGCGGCCAT encodes the following:
- a CDS encoding ABC transporter permease — protein: MSSPPLTGARARAGAFVGFVRKEVFHVLRDWQTLLILVAMPLIQLLLFGFAVRTDVSDIRVVIVDPTPSAATRRLAERIAASDRLILQATVPRLRDVEERFKDQSVRQAIVLPVDAERLLTESQPLAIQLVTDAADPNMGSIMQAYASAVLLQWHAEEVRALPGGARIDIASRMRYNPSLESVFLFVPGLIALILTIVSAMMTAISITREKEMGTMEMLLVSPLRPFQIVLGKVAPYVVLGFVDVLIVLGAARTVFHMPLRGSVTLLLTECLLYIVTSLSLGIVISSVAQTQRTAMLAALAGLLMPTLLLSGFIFPIDSMPVALQVVSNIIPGRWFLLVVRGIMVKGAGLEVLWQESLILLGMTALLLTAGAKRLAIRLD
- a CDS encoding ABC transporter ATP-binding protein; its protein translation is MTTPVPNAIDALDLTRRFGSFTAVNAITFHVAQGEVFGFLGANGAGKTTAMRMLIGLLEPTFGRATVAGFDIASHAEQVRRHIGYMSQRFSLYDDLTVQENITLFGGIYGLSNAQIAERTHTLLGRIGLEHARKELVRRIPLGWKQQLAFSVALLHQPRVVFLDEPTGGVDPITRRRFWEMIYETAASGTTVLVTTHYLDEAEYCDRLSIMVDGAIAAMGTPGEVKRAFDADSLDEVFLRLTRPGAA
- a CDS encoding ABC transporter ATP-binding protein → MNAPAVVARDFSKRFGDVVAVDAMSFEVAPGELFGFIGPDGAGKTTLFRTMVTLLVPDTGSVSVLGLDVVRDLWELRTRVGYMPGRFSLYPDLSARENLQFFASVFGTSIDEGMRIIEPIWRQLAPFASRRAGALSGGMKQKLALCCALVHAPDILFLDEPTTGVDAVSRKEFWDLLDRLRAGGLTIIVSTPYMDEASRCDRVALVQKGRILLIDEPSAVERAYPNPLFAVRSPNRLGVLEVLRRFPHAAAVWPFGEVAHYTDARTDLPPDVIADEVRAFARQAGLDDLEVRATAASIEDAFMWHMLHEDAA